Sequence from the Streptomyces sp. NBC_00358 genome:
AGTACGCGTCGGGCGGGCCCAGTGATCAGCCACGCGCGTTCGATGCCGCGGAAACGGCCACACACCCGTGGACCTGTAGAAACGTCCCGGACACGCCTGATGGTTCCACCAGGTGGCACACCACACATCGCGGCCCGCGAGGATCCGGGTCAGGGTGGCTCCATGCGTGTCTTCCGGAAGCCGCGGGGGCCTCGAATACGGAGTGGGACCCGAGGGTCCCACTCCGAGCGTCAGGGCCGCCGCGGGCGTCATGGACGCCCGGCGCACCGGGCCCCTGAGGCGGACCCGGGCGCGGGGCGAGAACCCCGTGCCCCGGATCCGTCCGCCCCGCACCGGCGGGTGCCGGGGAGGCTGCCTCGACCGGCCCTCGTGCTGCTCGGGTGCGTCCCCGGGCTGCTCGCCGTCGTGGCGCTGGTGATGTGCGCGGCGGGCGTGGACCGCAGGGCGGCCCGCGCCACCGCCCCGCCCTCGGTCGCGGCCCGGCTCACCGTGCCCCGCCCCGTCGCCCGGCCGCCCATCGTCCCGCGGTCGAAGTGGCTCGACGCCACGACCGCCCGAGAGCAGCCGCCGCCCCGCTACGACGACCGTGTCGTCGCCGTCTTCGTCCACCACACCGACTCGCCGAACGGCTACGACTGCGCCGACGTGCCCCGGATCATCCGCGACGTCTACACGGGCCAGACCGGCGCCAAGCAGTGGGACGACATCGGCTACAACTTCCTCGTCGACCGCTGCGGCACGATCTACGAGGGCCGCGCGGGCGGCGTCGACCGGCCGGTCACCGGGGCGCACACACAGGGCTTCAACCACCGCTCCGCCGGGATCGCCGCGATCGGCACCTTCACCGGGTCATCGCCGGTGCCGAAGGCGATGACCGACGCGATAGCCCGCCTCGTGGCCTGGAAACTGGGGCTCGCCGGCGTCGACCCGCGGGGCACGGTCCGCCTCGTCTCCAGCAACAGCCTCAGCCGCTACGCCACGGGCACCGCCGCCGTGCTCTCCACCGTCTCCGGCCACAACGCCGCCTTCATGACCACCTGCCCCGGCGCGGCCCTGACCGCCCGCCTCCCCGAGATCCGCGCTCTGGCGGCCCGCTACCAGGGCCGCTGACCGGCGGGCCGAGCCCCGCGCCCACAGTCACAGGTACGCCCCGGGCCGCTCACAGACTCCCCAGAGCGGTGCGTCCTACCTTCGGCGTACGCACTGACCGGAGGTGGGGATCATGAGGATCAGTCGGACGGAGAGCGCGCGGCACGCGGGGCGCGTCACGGGCGGGCAGGGCGCGCGAAGCGCGGAACCGGCGGGCGGCTGGGTGAAGGCCGCGCGGGGGCCCTGGACGGTGGTCAGCGCGGTGGCGACGGTCGTGCTGGGCCCGGCGGCGTTCACGGCCTCCGCGCTGGACCGGGCCAACGCGGCCCCGATGCACCAGCCGGTGCGCGCCGGACAACAGCGGGCGTACCTCCCCTCGGACCTCGCCCGCACCGACCTCACCCCCCGGGGGAGGGCGGCCTAGAGACCCGGAGCCCGCCGACGGGCGGCGGCCCAGCGGCCCAGAGGCCCGGAGGCCGCCGAGGGCGGCGGCCTGCGGTCGGGGCCGTCAGTCCTCCCGGAAGCGCTCCCAGAGCTTGGGGTAGCGGTCCGCGATGACCGACTCGTTCTCGAAGTCGAGCGGAGTGCCCTCGGGCTCTCCGGCCGCGGCCGGGATGCCCAGCGCGGGCGCGACGGCACCGGTCAGCTGCTCGTAGGCCTCGTCGGCCGCGTACCCCAGCTCCTCGCCGTCCCCGTCGATCTCCTCGTCGAAGTCGTCCAGGAGCTCGGCGAGGGTGTCGGGGTCGTGCATCGCGCCCTCGAAGACCTCCCGGCCCTGGCCGATCAGCCAGCACCGGAAGAAGTCGAAGGCGTCGTCGCTGGCCCCGTCGAGCAGCACCCAGGCGGCGCCCCACAGATCCCAGCGGTAGGCGCGGTTGTAGCGCGACTCGAAGTGCCGGGCGAAGTCCAGGACGGAGATCGGGTCCAACTGGACGAGCCGCTCGACGAGCAGGTCGGCCTGTTCCTCGGGGTCGCCCTCGGCAGTCTCGCGGGTCGCGTCCACCAGCTGCCAGAACTCCGTCTCGTCCATCACGGGTCCAGCATCGGGCCTGGGCGGGAGGGACGCACGTGGAGTGGCGCAGATTGTTATGCATGCACATGCCGAAGGTAAAACCGCCGGTTTCGTACGGATTTCAATCGGCCGTTCGCGGAGCGACTCCGCCGGCCCGGCGATCACCGGTAGAGCGCCGCCGACCCGGCCGCGTCCTCGGCGCAACGTGCCCGCAGCGACGCCGGAGCGAGCACCTCCACCTCGGGCCCGAGCCCCCGCAGCTGCACGCGGGCGACCTCCTCGGACTCGACCGGCAGGGTGAGGGTCACCCAGTCCTGTCCACCGGGGGTGCCGGATGTCGGCAGCGCCTCCTTCGCGGACGCGGGATCAAGGACGTACGGCAGTCGGCGTACGCCCTCCGGGGACAGCCGTACGACCACCTCGGCCCGCAGGACGGACCGCGCGAACTCCTCGGCCCGCTCCTCCCAGAACCCGGGCAGATCGAATCCCTCGTCCCGCCGGAACCGCTCCGCGCCGAGGTCGACGGCGGTGAACCGGTCGATCCGGTACACCCGGAAGGTCTCCGCGTCCGCCACCCGGGCGCACAGGTACCAGAGGCCCGCCTTCAGGACGAGTCCGTACGGTTCGAGCGTCCGCTCCACCTCCGCCTCGCCCCGCCGGTAGCGCGCGCTGACCGGGCGGTCGTCCCACACCGCGTCAGCGACCGCCGGCAGCAGCTCCGGCGTCCGGGGCTCGCTGAACCAGGCGGGCGCGTCCAGATGGAACCGCTGCGCCGCCGAGCGCGAGGCGTCCCGTACGGAAGGCAGCAGCGCGGCCGACACCTTCAGCCGGGCCGCCGAAGCGGTGTCCTGGAGGCCCATCTCGCGCAGCGCCCCCGGCACCCCGCTCAGGAACAGCGCCTCCGCCTCGCTGCGCGCGAGACCCGTCAGCCGCGTCCGGTACCCGCCGACCAGGCGGTAGCCGCCGGTCCGGCCCCGGTCCGCGTACACCGGGACACCCGCCTCCGAGAGCGCCTGGGCGTCCCGTGTGATCGTGCGCTCGGACACCTCCAGCTCCCGCGCCAGCTCGGCGGCGGTCATCGACGCACGGGTCTGGAGCAGCAGCACCATCTTGATCAGACGAGCGGCACGCATGGATTCATCATGCCGGGCACCACTGACAACGCGGGGACGGGCAGCTGACCCCGCGAGGCCGCCGCGCGAGGGCGCGGGGAAAAGCAGTGAAGGGGTACGGCGGTCGCCGTACCCCTTCACCGGGTTCACACCCCGAGCACTACAGGCCGTAGCGCTCCCGGGCCTCCTTCACCGCGGACGCCTTGACCTCACCGCGGCGGGCGAGCTGCGCCAGCGCCGCGACGACGATCGACTGGGCGTCCACGCCGAAGTGACGGCGGGCCGCCGCACGCGTGTCGGAGAGACCGAAGCCGTCGGCGCCGAGCGAGGACCAGTCCTGCTCGACCCACTGCGCGATCTGGTCCGGGACCTGGCGCATGTAGTCGGAGACCGCGAGCACCGGGCCCTCGGCGCCCTGCAGCGCCTGGCGGACGAACGGCACCCTCTCCTCGCCGCGCAGCAGGGCCTCGTCGGCCTCCAGCGCGTCGCGGCGCAGCTCGGTCCAGGAGGTCGCGGACCACACGTCGGCGGCCACGCCCCACTCCTCGGCGAGCAGCCGCTGAGCCTCCAGCGTCCAGTGGATCGCCGTGCCGGAGCCGAGAAGCTGGATGCGCGGGGCGTTCGCCGCGGCCACGTTCAGGCCCGCCGACTCCGCCGTGTTGAAGCGGTACAGACCCTTGAGGATGCCCT
This genomic interval carries:
- a CDS encoding helix-turn-helix transcriptional regulator, producing MRAARLIKMVLLLQTRASMTAAELARELEVSERTITRDAQALSEAGVPVYADRGRTGGYRLVGGYRTRLTGLARSEAEALFLSGVPGALREMGLQDTASAARLKVSAALLPSVRDASRSAAQRFHLDAPAWFSEPRTPELLPAVADAVWDDRPVSARYRRGEAEVERTLEPYGLVLKAGLWYLCARVADAETFRVYRIDRFTAVDLGAERFRRDEGFDLPGFWEERAEEFARSVLRAEVVVRLSPEGVRRLPYVLDPASAKEALPTSGTPGGQDWVTLTLPVESEEVARVQLRGLGPEVEVLAPASLRARCAEDAAGSAALYR
- a CDS encoding DUF4240 domain-containing protein — encoded protein: MDETEFWQLVDATRETAEGDPEEQADLLVERLVQLDPISVLDFARHFESRYNRAYRWDLWGAAWVLLDGASDDAFDFFRCWLIGQGREVFEGAMHDPDTLAELLDDFDEEIDGDGEELGYAADEAYEQLTGAVAPALGIPAAAGEPEGTPLDFENESVIADRYPKLWERFRED
- a CDS encoding peptidoglycan recognition protein family protein, translated to MLLGCVPGLLAVVALVMCAAGVDRRAARATAPPSVAARLTVPRPVARPPIVPRSKWLDATTAREQPPPRYDDRVVAVFVHHTDSPNGYDCADVPRIIRDVYTGQTGAKQWDDIGYNFLVDRCGTIYEGRAGGVDRPVTGAHTQGFNHRSAGIAAIGTFTGSSPVPKAMTDAIARLVAWKLGLAGVDPRGTVRLVSSNSLSRYATGTAAVLSTVSGHNAAFMTTCPGAALTARLPEIRALAARYQGR